Proteins found in one Planctomycetota bacterium genomic segment:
- the efp gene encoding elongation factor P, translating to MSTKAIDLRRGMTVNYKGGLWTIIDNQKVAKGNWRSSQVIQLKNLQTGQLSEERFRTEELFEQAYVERKTMNYLYSDATHHLLMDMQTFEEVRIPAEFIGPNSVYLTPNLELVIGLADGHPVTADLPNTVELVVEDTPPDLKGATATNSMKEATCEGGARVKVPSFVKNGDHLIVDTRTGEYVSRV from the coding sequence ATGAGCACGAAAGCGATCGATTTGCGCCGCGGCATGACCGTCAACTACAAGGGCGGCCTCTGGACCATCATCGACAACCAGAAGGTCGCCAAGGGCAACTGGCGCTCCAGCCAGGTCATTCAACTGAAGAACCTCCAGACCGGCCAGTTAAGCGAGGAACGGTTCCGCACCGAGGAGTTGTTCGAGCAGGCCTACGTCGAACGCAAGACCATGAATTACCTCTATTCCGACGCGACGCATCACCTCCTGATGGACATGCAGACGTTCGAGGAGGTCCGCATCCCGGCCGAGTTCATCGGCCCGAACTCGGTCTACCTGACGCCGAACCTCGAACTCGTGATCGGCCTGGCGGACGGACACCCCGTCACCGCCGACCTGCCGAACACCGTGGAACTGGTGGTCGAGGACACGCCGCCCGACCTCAAGGGCGCCACCGCCACCAACTCGATGAAAGAGGCCACGTGCGAGGGCGGCGCACGCGTCAAGGTCCCCTCGTTCGTGAAGAACGGCGACCACCTCATCGTGGACACCCGGA